Proteins found in one Vallitalea guaymasensis genomic segment:
- a CDS encoding sugar ABC transporter ATP-binding protein: MKDILEFSGITKYFPGVKALDNVSFKANSGEVLAFLGENGAGKSTLLKILNGDFQPTSGKYILNGEAKHFKSPKEAIDEGISIIYQERQIVLDISVAENIFLGQQPIKKNGLIDYKKLYQDAKKIIDEFGLNIDPRAKVRNISIAHQQMVEIMKAYSRDLKVIAFDEPTASLSDSEIEILFEIINKLKKENKIIIYVSHRMKELERIADKVVVFKDGKFVDLVKRNDVTNNDLITMMVGRDLGDIFNELDRSKSYGDTILEVNKLTTNDVSDVSFSLREGEILGFAGLVGAGRTEVMRAIFGADKVNSGKIMLENKEVNSKSPKQAIKKGIVLCPEDRKLQGILPNLSVGYNISIAVLDNIINKIGFINNKKENVLVKDSINTFNIKTPNATKKIVELSGGNQQKAIVARWLATNPKVLILDEPTKGIDVGAKAEFYKLICDCAKNGMGVILISSELPEVIGLSDRIIVMKDGYITGEVMREEATEEKILAYAMLEGEVN; the protein is encoded by the coding sequence GTGAAAGATATACTGGAATTTTCAGGTATAACAAAATACTTTCCTGGAGTTAAAGCGTTGGATAATGTAAGTTTTAAAGCCAACAGTGGAGAAGTACTTGCATTTCTTGGAGAAAATGGAGCTGGTAAATCAACTCTTTTAAAAATTTTGAATGGTGATTTTCAGCCTACTAGTGGCAAATACATATTAAATGGAGAAGCGAAACATTTTAAATCACCAAAAGAAGCCATAGATGAAGGTATAAGCATCATATACCAAGAGCGTCAAATTGTACTGGATATAAGTGTTGCAGAAAATATATTTCTAGGACAGCAGCCAATCAAGAAAAACGGATTGATTGATTATAAAAAATTATACCAAGATGCTAAAAAAATAATTGATGAATTTGGTCTAAATATAGACCCAAGAGCAAAAGTTAGAAATATCAGTATTGCACATCAACAAATGGTTGAAATAATGAAGGCATATAGCCGAGATCTTAAGGTCATTGCATTTGATGAACCCACTGCTAGTTTATCTGATAGTGAGATAGAAATCCTTTTTGAAATAATCAATAAGCTGAAAAAAGAGAATAAGATAATTATTTATGTCTCGCACAGAATGAAAGAACTTGAAAGAATAGCAGACAAAGTAGTCGTATTCAAAGATGGTAAATTCGTAGATCTAGTTAAACGAAATGATGTGACTAATAACGATTTGATTACTATGATGGTAGGAAGAGATCTAGGAGATATATTTAACGAATTGGATAGAAGTAAAAGTTACGGAGATACAATATTAGAGGTCAATAAACTGACAACTAACGATGTAAGTGATGTATCTTTCTCTCTAAGGGAAGGAGAAATACTTGGATTCGCAGGACTTGTGGGTGCTGGAAGAACGGAAGTAATGAGAGCTATTTTTGGAGCTGACAAAGTTAATAGCGGGAAAATCATGTTGGAGAATAAAGAAGTCAATAGTAAATCACCAAAACAAGCTATCAAGAAAGGTATTGTTCTATGTCCAGAGGATAGAAAACTTCAAGGTATTCTACCTAACTTGTCTGTAGGATATAACATCAGTATTGCAGTACTTGATAATATTATAAATAAAATTGGCTTTATCAATAATAAAAAGGAAAATGTTCTAGTTAAGGATAGTATTAATACTTTTAATATTAAAACTCCTAATGCCACTAAGAAGATTGTTGAATTAAGTGGTGGTAATCAGCAAAAAGCTATTGTTGCCAGATGGTTGGCGACTAATCCAAAGGTACTCATATTAGATGAACCTACCAAAGGTATTGATGTAGGTGCAAAAGCAGAATTTTATAAACTAATATGTGATTGTGCTAAAAATGGTATGGGTGTCATTCTGATATCTTCTGAACTTCCAGAAGTAATAGGATTAAGTGACAGGATTATCGTTATGAAAGATGGATATATAACAGGTGAAGTAATGAGAGAAGAGGCGACAGAAGAAAAAATTCTTGCCTATGCGATGTTAGAAGGAGAGGTTAATTAA
- a CDS encoding ABC transporter permease has protein sequence MNKQKLKTLREKIPSDRIGLLIALIVMIAVFSFFNKHFFSYKNMINILIAASLTGLVAVGETYLVIAGLVDLSAGSVAAFGSVLAAVVLSSTGNVFVTVLIVVLAGILIGIFNAVTVNSLKLEPFIATLASMSIVRGLAYIICNGKPVFITNNSFLKLGSQRIFGIPVPVIILIISFIIFGIILSKTRFGRSIYVVGGNKEAARLAGLNPKRITLILYMVNGALAALGGALLAARMNSGQPAASVGLEFDAITAAVLGGTAFSGGVGTIFGTVLGVFILQGFNTGLIMLNVPTFWQYVARGLLLLIALTFDFLRKRRRDKKILESSMANS, from the coding sequence ATGAATAAACAAAAATTAAAGACATTAAGAGAAAAGATACCTAGCGATAGAATAGGATTATTGATAGCATTAATAGTTATGATTGCAGTATTTTCTTTCTTCAACAAACATTTCTTTTCGTATAAAAATATGATAAATATACTTATTGCAGCTTCTTTGACAGGATTGGTTGCAGTAGGTGAAACATATTTGGTTATTGCAGGGTTAGTTGACTTATCTGCAGGTTCAGTAGCTGCATTTGGTAGTGTTTTGGCTGCAGTAGTTCTAAGTTCAACAGGTAATGTTTTTGTTACAGTGTTAATTGTTGTGCTTGCAGGAATACTAATTGGTATTTTTAATGCTGTTACAGTCAATTCTTTGAAATTAGAACCATTCATTGCAACTCTTGCATCAATGTCTATAGTTAGAGGTTTAGCATATATAATATGTAATGGAAAACCTGTCTTCATAACTAATAATAGTTTTCTTAAGTTAGGAAGCCAAAGGATATTCGGTATTCCAGTACCAGTTATAATATTAATAATTTCTTTTATAATATTTGGTATTATTTTATCAAAAACTAGATTCGGAAGAAGTATTTATGTCGTTGGAGGTAACAAAGAAGCTGCTAGATTAGCTGGATTAAACCCTAAAAGAATTACTTTGATTCTATATATGGTTAATGGAGCATTAGCTGCATTAGGAGGGGCTTTACTAGCTGCTAGAATGAATTCAGGGCAACCTGCAGCAAGTGTAGGTTTGGAATTTGATGCTATCACAGCAGCTGTATTAGGTGGAACAGCATTCTCTGGTGGAGTGGGAACAATTTTCGGTACTGTCCTAGGTGTATTTATACTACAAGGATTCAACACGGGTCTTATAATGTTGAATGTACCAACTTTCTGGCAGTATGTAGCAAGAGGTTTATTGTTATTGATTGCATTGACATTCGACTTCCTTAGAAAGAGAAGAAGAGATAAAAAGATATTAGAGAGCAGCATGGCAAATAGTTAA